A section of the Campylobacter lanienae NCTC 13004 genome encodes:
- a CDS encoding tRNA1(Val) (adenine(37)-N6)-methyltransferase, with protein MGELELYQLENGYRYNSDTLFLYDFITDRIRGEILDVGCGCGVLGLLVARDNGVRLNGIDIEPLNIEISKHNSRVNSILGNFMIGDFAEFRSEIKFDFIISNPPFYHSNVIKSPNSHIAKSRYSNSLSLEQFLASCNRNLKPKGVLYFCYDAKQIRDILVLFDKFKLNLTKMKFVYPKINQNAKIVLIEAKKSSKSMCEILPPLVVFDKDEFSIETKEIFKRANTLSKVYK; from the coding sequence ATGGGTGAGCTTGAGCTTTATCAGCTTGAAAATGGGTATAGATATAATAGCGATACTCTCTTTTTGTATGATTTTATCACGGATAGGATTAGGGGTGAGATTTTAGATGTTGGGTGCGGATGTGGGGTTTTGGGTCTTTTGGTGGCTCGTGATAATGGTGTAAGATTGAATGGGATTGATATTGAACCATTAAATATAGAGATTAGCAAGCATAATTCTAGAGTAAATAGTATTTTGGGGAATTTTATGATTGGGGATTTTGCTGAGTTTAGAAGTGAAATTAAATTTGATTTTATCATCTCTAATCCACCATTTTACCACTCAAATGTGATTAAGAGTCCAAACTCTCATATAGCAAAATCTAGATACTCAAATTCGCTTAGCTTAGAGCAGTTTTTGGCTAGTTGTAATCGCAATTTAAAGCCAAAAGGGGTTTTGTATTTTTGTTATGATGCGAAACAGATTAGAGATATTTTGGTTTTGTTTGATAAATTTAAGCTTAATTTAACTAAGATGAAATTTGTATATCCTAAAATCAATCAAAATGCTAAAATTGTATTGATAGAGGCCAAAAAGAGTAGTAAATCTATGTGCGAGATTTTACCACCTTTGGTGGTTTTTGATAAAGATGAATTTAGCATAGAGACAAAAGAGATTTTTAAAAGAGCAAATACTTTAAGTAAGGTTTATAAGTGA
- a CDS encoding YggT family protein — protein MTHFIISVVDILDMVIRAYIFVIIAAALISWVRPDPFNPIVQLLYRLSAPAYNLIRKLRIPTIFGGIDIAPIIILLGLEFISRFVLGYIRALAYQI, from the coding sequence ATGACGCATTTTATTATTTCGGTAGTTGATATTTTGGATATGGTGATAAGGGCTTATATATTTGTCATTATCGCAGCGGCGCTTATAAGTTGGGTTAGACCTGATCCGTTTAATCCTATTGTCCAGTTGCTATATCGCCTTAGCGCCCCAGCGTATAATCTCATAAGAAAGCTTAGAATTCCAACGATCTTTGGTGGGATCGATATAGCGCCTATTATAATACTTCTTGGTTTGGAGTTTATAAGTAGATTTGTATTAGGATATATCCGTGCGTTGGCTTATCAAATTTAG
- a CDS encoding YkgJ family cysteine cluster protein, whose product MRQDGFNYEFDSSKCDECGGKCCVGESGYIWISEDEIRSLGEYLGYKTELIKEIFLDKFGNRYSIKEKPYKGGFACIFFDEKNKNCSIYEYRPNQCRSFPFWEHFKRNFKELERECIGVKQL is encoded by the coding sequence ATAAGGCAAGATGGGTTTAATTATGAGTTTGACTCTAGCAAATGCGATGAGTGCGGTGGAAAGTGCTGTGTTGGCGAGAGTGGGTATATATGGATTAGTGAAGATGAGATTAGAAGTTTGGGTGAGTATTTGGGGTATAAAACTGAGCTGATTAAAGAGATATTTTTAGATAAATTTGGCAATAGATATAGTATCAAAGAAAAGCCATATAAGGGCGGTTTTGCTTGTATATTTTTCGATGAGAAAAATAAGAATTGCTCAATATATGAGTATAGGCCAAATCAGTGTAGAAGCTTTCCATTTTGGGAACATTTTAAGAGAAATTTTAAAGAGCTGGAGAGAGAATGTATTGGCGTAAAGCAGTTGTAG
- the gltX gene encoding glutamate--tRNA ligase → MYRFAPSPTGDMHIGNLRVAILNYISSLQDKSGFILRIEDTDKERNIEGKDKEIMEILKKFGIKWDTLYYQSQNLKFHQEFGAKLLIDKKAFLCFCDDEALEKKREEAARNGVAYRYDGSCENLSDEEILNNPRPAALRLKAPKTTQKFTDKIKGEIVFEPENIDSFVLLRADKTPTYNFACAIDDMLEGVTMIIRGEDHVSNTPKQNLIREALGYTQEISYAHLPIILNMDGKKMSKRDNSSSVSYLLDKGYMPEAIANYLILIGNKTPCEIFTIQEAASWFDISNISRSPAKFSEEKLAQINREHIKLASDDRLVELGFSSPDLARFYTQESSLIPEIIAKIDAINSAKIIPPQWQKEADEIRKVILNMQIPHSFDELKIVISDETNLKGKSLFMPLRLLLTGAEHGPELKDLYPLIRSDIKEIVAR, encoded by the coding sequence ATGTATCGTTTTGCGCCATCGCCAACAGGTGATATGCATATTGGGAATTTGAGAGTTGCTATATTAAATTATATATCTTCACTTCAAGATAAGAGTGGCTTTATACTTCGTATAGAAGATACTGATAAAGAGAGAAATATAGAGGGCAAAGATAAAGAGATAATGGAGATTTTAAAGAAATTTGGGATTAAATGGGATACCCTTTATTATCAAAGCCAAAATCTTAAATTTCATCAAGAGTTTGGGGCTAAGCTTTTAATAGATAAGAAGGCTTTTTTGTGTTTTTGTGATGATGAGGCACTAGAAAAAAAGAGAGAAGAAGCCGCTAGAAATGGCGTAGCATATAGATATGATGGGAGTTGTGAAAACTTAAGCGATGAAGAGATTTTAAACAATCCACGCCCAGCGGCTTTGAGGCTAAAAGCACCTAAAACAACACAAAAATTCACAGACAAAATCAAAGGCGAGATAGTGTTTGAGCCTGAAAATATAGATAGCTTTGTGCTATTAAGAGCTGATAAAACTCCTACATATAACTTCGCTTGTGCGATTGATGATATGCTTGAGGGTGTAACTATGATAATTAGGGGAGAAGATCATGTAAGCAATACTCCAAAGCAAAATTTGATTAGAGAAGCCCTAGGATATACTCAAGAGATAAGCTACGCTCACTTGCCTATAATCCTAAATATGGATGGTAAAAAGATGAGCAAAAGGGATAATAGCTCTTCTGTTAGTTATCTTTTGGATAAGGGTTATATGCCTGAGGCGATAGCAAATTATCTAATATTAATAGGCAATAAAACGCCGTGTGAAATCTTTACTATTCAAGAGGCTGCTAGTTGGTTTGATATAAGCAATATTTCACGCTCGCCAGCTAAATTTAGCGAAGAAAAGCTCGCTCAAATCAATAGAGAGCATATCAAACTCGCTAGTGATGATAGACTAGTTGAGCTTGGATTTAGCTCGCCAGATTTAGCTAGATTCTATACTCAAGAAAGTAGCTTAATCCCTGAAATAATAGCCAAAATTGACGCTATTAACTCAGCCAAAATCATCCCACCACAATGGCAAAAAGAGGCTGATGAGATAAGAAAAGTTATCTTAAATATGCAAATTCCACATAGCTTTGATGAGCTTAAAATTGTGATATCTGATGAGACAAATTTAAAAGGCAAATCGCTATTTATGCCACTTAGATTGCTTTTAACGGGCGCTGAGCATGGCCCAGAACTTAAAGATCTATATCCATTGATAAGATCTGATATTAAGGAGATTGTAGCTAGATGA
- the hisD gene encoding histidinol dehydrogenase codes for MKILYSNQANFKDEFNSLVNRSNMDIQSVMPIVNGIINEIKAHGDEALKAQIAKFDKWEVKDNLAISTDEMKSAYEALDSELKNALEVAYKRIKSYHEKQVEKSWIDFEPSGALLGQKVTPVDRAGLYIPGGKAAYPSSLIMNAVPAIVAGVKDIVVCTPAVGGVVNSLLLGAMHLLGIKNAYKVGGASAIAAMAYGTKSIKKVDVITGPGNIFVATAKKMVYGDVNIDMIAGPSEIGVIADESANPTHIAIDLLSQAEHDEIASSFLITFSDEFATKVNSEIQRLLPNLKRYEIAKASIDNKAAIIVARDMDECVELMNELAVEHLEIACDNAYEYLPRIKHAGAIFLGHYTPEAIGDYLAGPNHTLPTGGSARFFSPLSVSNFIKKSSIISMNKRAIDELSKACMALADAEGLEAHKLSVEFRV; via the coding sequence ATGAAAATTTTATATAGCAATCAAGCAAATTTTAAAGATGAGTTTAACTCATTAGTCAATCGCTCAAATATGGATATACAAAGCGTAATGCCAATTGTAAATGGTATTATAAATGAGATTAAAGCCCATGGCGATGAGGCATTAAAAGCCCAAATAGCTAAATTTGATAAGTGGGAAGTAAAAGATAATCTAGCTATAAGCACTGATGAGATGAAAAGTGCTTATGAAGCTTTAGATAGTGAGCTTAAAAACGCCTTAGAAGTAGCATATAAAAGGATAAAATCTTACCACGAAAAACAGGTAGAAAAGTCATGGATAGACTTTGAGCCTAGCGGTGCGCTCTTAGGTCAAAAGGTAACGCCCGTAGATAGAGCAGGGCTATATATCCCAGGTGGCAAAGCCGCATATCCTAGCTCATTGATTATGAATGCAGTCCCAGCTATAGTAGCAGGGGTGAAGGATATAGTGGTTTGTACTCCCGCTGTTGGTGGTGTGGTTAATTCTTTATTGCTTGGTGCTATGCATCTTTTAGGTATCAAAAATGCCTATAAAGTAGGTGGCGCTAGTGCTATAGCGGCTATGGCGTATGGGACTAAGAGTATTAAAAAAGTTGATGTAATTACTGGTCCTGGTAATATCTTTGTCGCAACGGCTAAAAAGATGGTTTATGGTGATGTCAATATAGATATGATAGCAGGCCCAAGCGAAATAGGCGTGATAGCTGATGAGAGTGCTAATCCTACTCATATAGCTATCGATCTATTAAGCCAAGCTGAACACGATGAGATAGCTAGTAGCTTTTTAATTACTTTTAGTGATGAGTTTGCCACTAAGGTTAATAGTGAAATTCAAAGATTATTGCCAAATTTAAAAAGATATGAGATAGCCAAAGCAAGTATAGATAATAAAGCTGCTATAATCGTCGCTCGTGATATGGATGAGTGTGTGGAATTGATGAATGAGTTGGCTGTGGAGCATTTAGAGATAGCGTGTGATAATGCGTATGAGTATCTACCACGCATCAAGCACGCTGGGGCGATATTTTTAGGCCATTATACTCCTGAAGCGATAGGAGACTATCTAGCTGGGCCAAATCACACGCTACCAACAGGTGGTAGCGCTAGATTTTTCTCACCTTTAAGCGTGAGTAATTTCATCAAAAAAAGCTCTATAATTTCGATGAACAAAAGAGCAATTGATGAGCTTAGCAAGGCTTGTATGGCTCTAGCTGATGCTGAGGGGCTAGAGGCTCATAAGCTTTCTGTGGAGTTTAGGGTTTAA
- a CDS encoding HIT family protein — protein sequence MIDEFAPWRAEYFSRPKDCECVFCKIANENRDSENFMLFRAKNCFGLMNRYPYTLGEFMVIPYEHIDSIESLDTQIWLEMSQIVQIGVDVLKRVLNANGVNIGMNLGAAAGAGIAEHIHYHLVPRWQRDTNFITTIGYTRVHGVPFMEQFKSLKDEFQRLSCENTIFAK from the coding sequence ATGATAGATGAGTTTGCGCCGTGGAGAGCGGAGTATTTTTCTAGGCCAAAGGATTGTGAATGTGTCTTTTGTAAGATTGCTAATGAGAATAGAGATAGTGAGAATTTTATGCTATTTAGGGCTAAAAATTGCTTTGGTTTGATGAATAGATATCCATATACCTTGGGCGAATTTATGGTAATTCCATATGAGCATATAGATAGTATTGAGAGTTTAGATACTCAAATTTGGTTAGAGATGAGTCAAATAGTCCAAATCGGTGTAGATGTATTAAAGAGAGTTTTAAATGCTAATGGAGTCAATATCGGTATGAATTTAGGCGCAGCAGCTGGCGCTGGGATAGCTGAGCATATACACTATCATCTTGTCCCAAGATGGCAAAGAGATACAAATTTCATTACAACTATAGGATATACTAGAGTTCATGGAGTTCCGTTTATGGAGCAATTTAAGAGCTTAAAAGATGAATTTCAAAGGCTAAGTTGTGAAAATACTATTTTCGCCAAGTGA
- a CDS encoding tetratricopeptide repeat protein, producing MYWRKAVVALSFFLCGCGGMVQNLSPVSDVKFDSDLEIINAYLMVEDGEVAKASEIFYTLYQKSANSAFLNEAAKLALISRSNSLYKIIGELKGDENEIIRLKIDYALSIYELEEAKKLALKLIKMDKSSQNYILLASIYAFEDNQKKSIELYKKAYEIDQSEDNMIRVATIFNNFLGDSKSAISIANDWVLKNGCANKACYLLLDLYSNLADFDNMIRIYEKLYLENESTQYLVSALDVLFYKEDYKGARELLKKYDFNDDLLAQVYIQLGEYKEAYDISLRLFELTKNIEYKAKMAIYKYEFSKTKEIDLIIKLFEESVYKLENPVFYNYYGYLLIDHDIDIAKGLELVLKAYEIDPKSAYIIDSIAWGYYKLKKCDMAIDWIEKIGAEYLKQDEFKSHYNKITKCIKGKK from the coding sequence ATGTATTGGCGTAAAGCAGTTGTAGCTTTGAGCTTTTTCTTATGTGGCTGTGGCGGTATGGTTCAAAATTTAAGCCCGGTGAGTGATGTTAAATTTGATAGTGATTTAGAGATAATCAATGCCTATTTAATGGTAGAAGATGGCGAGGTTGCTAAGGCTAGTGAGATATTTTATACCCTTTATCAAAAGAGTGCTAATAGCGCCTTTTTAAATGAAGCTGCAAAGCTAGCTCTAATCTCAAGGTCAAATTCGCTTTATAAAATAATAGGCGAGTTAAAAGGCGATGAAAATGAGATTATAAGATTAAAGATAGATTATGCTCTATCGATTTATGAGCTTGAAGAGGCCAAAAAACTGGCTTTAAAACTAATAAAAATGGATAAAAGTAGCCAAAATTATATATTGTTAGCTAGTATATATGCCTTTGAAGATAACCAAAAAAAATCAATCGAGCTATATAAAAAAGCCTATGAGATAGACCAAAGCGAAGATAATATGATACGAGTCGCTACTATATTTAATAACTTTTTAGGCGATAGCAAGAGTGCGATTAGTATAGCAAATGATTGGGTTTTGAAAAATGGTTGTGCTAATAAGGCTTGTTATCTGTTGTTGGATTTATACTCAAATTTGGCTGATTTTGATAATATGATTAGGATATATGAGAAATTATATTTAGAAAATGAATCTACTCAATACCTAGTTAGCGCCCTTGATGTGTTGTTTTATAAAGAGGATTATAAGGGGGCTAGGGAGCTACTTAAAAAATATGATTTTAATGATGATTTACTAGCTCAAGTCTATATCCAGCTTGGTGAGTATAAGGAGGCTTATGATATTAGTTTAAGGCTATTTGAGCTTACAAAAAATATAGAGTATAAAGCCAAAATGGCGATATATAAGTATGAATTTAGCAAAACAAAAGAGATAGATCTTATCATTAAATTATTTGAAGAGTCTGTTTATAAGCTTGAAAATCCTGTCTTTTATAACTATTATGGTTATTTGCTAATTGACCATGATATCGATATTGCTAAGGGGTTAGAGCTTGTATTAAAAGCTTATGAGATAGATCCTAAATCAGCTTATATCATAGACTCAATAGCTTGGGGATATTATAAGCTTAAAAAGTGCGATATGGCTATTGATTGGATAGAAAAAATCGGCGCAGAGTATTTGAAGCAGGATGAATTCAAATCTCATTATAATAAGATTACAAAGTGTATAAAAGGCAAAAAATGA
- the trpC gene encoding indole-3-glycerol phosphate synthase TrpC: MILNKIIDRTKFDLEKQKQKLPFNILQKALSYSRSPLDPLKSLKDGINIIAEVKKASPSKGVIRDDFDPLQIALEYERAGAWAISVLCEPHYFLGSIEYLGLVRRFVNLPLLRKDFIIDRYQIAQARIYGADMILLIAKALDTKSLIELSNYANELNLTVLMEIHDEEDLEKALQTNAKLIGINHRNLKTFDMDMELSLKLKELIPSDRVVVAESGLYSYNQILSLNQNGIRGFLIGEHFMRQDDIYQAVMDIRGVK; encoded by the coding sequence ATGATATTAAATAAGATTATTGATAGAACCAAATTTGATCTTGAGAAGCAAAAACAGAAGCTACCATTTAATATATTACAAAAAGCCCTAAGCTACTCACGCAGCCCACTTGATCCGCTTAAAAGCCTTAAAGATGGGATAAATATCATAGCTGAAGTTAAAAAGGCAAGTCCTAGCAAGGGAGTTATAAGGGATGATTTTGATCCACTGCAAATAGCTTTGGAGTATGAAAGAGCCGGAGCGTGGGCGATAAGTGTTTTATGTGAGCCACACTATTTTTTAGGTAGTATTGAGTATTTGGGATTGGTGCGTAGATTTGTGAATTTGCCTTTGCTTAGAAAGGATTTTATCATAGATAGATATCAGATTGCTCAAGCTAGAATTTATGGTGCGGATATGATTTTGCTAATTGCGAAGGCCTTAGATACAAAGAGCTTAATAGAGTTATCAAATTATGCTAATGAGTTAAATTTAACCGTATTAATGGAAATTCACGATGAAGAAGATTTAGAAAAAGCTTTACAAACTAATGCTAAACTTATAGGGATAAATCATAGAAATTTAAAAACCTTTGATATGGATATGGAGCTTAGCTTAAAATTAAAAGAGCTTATACCATCAGATAGAGTGGTGGTAGCTGAGAGTGGATTATACTCATATAATCAGATTTTGAGCTTAAATCAAAATGGCATTAGGGGATTTTTGATAGGTGAGCATTTTATGCGTCAAGATGATATATACCAAGCGGTAATGGATATAAGGGGTGTTAAATGA
- the queC gene encoding 7-cyano-7-deazaguanine synthase QueC, with protein sequence MRRALCIISGGMDSAVAASIAKSEGYEIVGLHFDYHQRTMLKERECFDKICDDLGVVDRIVINADFIASVGGNSLTDKSIEIPKNSLNDKELPNTYVAFRNGIFISIGASVAQVRNCEAIYMGLVEADSSGYPDCRLEFLKAMNRAVNLGTGCEFVFKAPLIGLSKSQIVSKAYELGVNLANTWSCYESGEAACGECDSCLLRLKGFRDSGKIDPIEYKKIKFKD encoded by the coding sequence ATGCGTAGGGCTTTGTGTATTATAAGTGGCGGTATGGATAGCGCAGTAGCAGCTAGTATCGCTAAGAGTGAGGGCTATGAGATTGTGGGGTTACATTTTGATTACCATCAAAGAACAATGCTAAAAGAGCGTGAGTGCTTTGATAAAATTTGCGATGATTTAGGGGTTGTAGATAGAATCGTGATTAATGCTGATTTTATAGCTAGTGTTGGTGGGAATTCTCTCACTGATAAAAGCATTGAAATTCCAAAAAACTCACTAAATGATAAGGAGTTGCCAAATACCTATGTTGCCTTTAGAAATGGGATTTTTATCTCTATTGGTGCGAGTGTGGCTCAGGTGCGAAATTGCGAGGCTATATATATGGGACTAGTAGAGGCTGATAGTAGTGGCTATCCAGATTGTCGGCTTGAGTTTTTAAAAGCGATGAATAGAGCGGTGAATTTAGGTACTGGATGTGAGTTTGTCTTTAAAGCACCTTTAATTGGGTTATCAAAATCGCAAATAGTCTCTAAGGCCTATGAACTTGGTGTGAATCTAGCTAATACTTGGAGTTGCTATGAGAGCGGGGAGGCTGCTTGTGGGGAGTGCGATAGCTGTCTATTAAGACTAAAAGGGTTTAGAGATAGTGGCAAAATCGACCCTATAGAGTATAAAAAAATTAAATTTAAGGATTAA
- a CDS encoding YaaA family protein, which produces MKILFSPSESKKPTLNPLKSALIAINCDRDEILNRYYEILNSKDERALSEIFGIKESKEIDKIANLSAQNLYHKAVLLYDGVAYDALDYPSLDEKSARYIDENLLIFSNLYGVLRAGDYVRFYKLKQGQMIGDIDSVKYYKTRLNTALDELLGGDEILDLRAGYYDKFYSIKSPYTTMKFLKNGRAISHFAKHYRGIILRYLALNGAKSFDELMEIKFPNLNLLNIIKTKLKIELIFEINGD; this is translated from the coding sequence GTGAAAATACTATTTTCGCCAAGTGAGAGCAAAAAGCCAACACTAAATCCGCTTAAATCGGCTTTGATAGCTATAAATTGTGATAGAGATGAAATTTTAAATAGATATTATGAAATTTTAAATAGCAAAGATGAGAGAGCTTTAAGCGAGATTTTTGGGATTAAAGAGTCTAAAGAGATTGATAAAATAGCGAATTTATCAGCCCAAAATCTCTATCACAAGGCTGTGCTTTTGTATGATGGCGTGGCGTATGATGCTTTGGATTATCCAAGTTTAGATGAAAAATCAGCTAGATATATTGATGAGAATTTATTGATATTTTCTAATCTTTATGGGGTGTTAAGGGCTGGGGATTATGTTAGATTTTATAAGCTTAAACAAGGTCAAATGATAGGTGATATAGATAGTGTGAAGTATTATAAAACTAGGCTTAATACCGCTTTAGATGAGTTATTGGGTGGCGATGAGATATTAGATCTTAGGGCTGGATATTATGATAAATTCTACTCTATTAAATCCCCATATACAACTATGAAATTCCTAAAAAATGGTAGAGCTATCAGCCACTTTGCTAAGCATTATCGGGGGATTATTTTGCGTTATTTGGCGTTAAATGGGGCTAAGAGTTTTGATGAGTTGATGGAGATTAAATTTCCAAATTTAAATTTATTAAATATTATAAAGACAAAATTAAAAATCGAGTTAATTTTTGAAATTAATGGTGATTAA
- a CDS encoding NAD(P)-binding domain-containing protein, producing the protein MENLYDVIVIGGGPFGIASVVEAKRAGFANVLLLEKGDNHSQTIRKFYKDGKRVDKVYKGLDSETKGSVEFFDGTKESTLNYFDKLLDEGQIEAIFNAEVEGVKPYGDNLLVSTAKGVFKAKNVMVGIGRMGKPNKPEYKIPPSLIQVVNYNLNNCNCGEKIIVVGGGNSAAEYAVDLSGCNEVTLNYRRSTFTRLNDINLAAVEDSVKNGKLTLKLGVDITGIENDNGKVSVNYSDGSVEIYDRIIYAIGGSTPVDFLQKCGIELDSDTKPIVDENLQTNVKGLFVGGDIASKNGASIVSALNHAHKIINYIVNNKA; encoded by the coding sequence ATGGAAAATTTATATGATGTAATAGTCATAGGCGGTGGGCCATTTGGTATAGCTTCAGTCGTTGAGGCTAAAAGAGCGGGATTTGCTAATGTTTTGTTATTAGAAAAGGGTGATAATCACTCTCAAACTATACGCAAATTTTATAAAGATGGCAAAAGAGTAGATAAGGTCTATAAAGGCCTTGATAGCGAGACTAAAGGTAGCGTGGAGTTCTTTGATGGGACTAAAGAAAGCACGCTAAATTACTTTGATAAATTGCTAGATGAAGGCCAGATTGAAGCTATATTTAATGCTGAGGTTGAAGGGGTTAAGCCTTATGGCGATAATCTATTAGTAAGCACAGCAAAAGGGGTGTTTAAAGCTAAAAATGTAATGGTAGGAATCGGCAGAATGGGCAAACCAAATAAGCCAGAATATAAAATTCCACCATCACTAATCCAAGTTGTAAATTATAATCTAAATAATTGTAATTGCGGTGAGAAGATCATCGTAGTAGGTGGGGGAAATTCAGCGGCTGAGTATGCGGTGGATCTGAGTGGCTGTAATGAAGTAACGCTAAATTACAGAAGATCTACATTTACAAGATTAAATGATATAAATTTAGCCGCTGTAGAAGATAGCGTTAAAAATGGCAAATTAACCTTAAAATTAGGCGTTGATATCACAGGGATAGAAAATGACAATGGCAAGGTATCTGTAAATTACAGCGATGGCAGTGTCGAAATATATGATAGAATCATCTACGCAATTGGCGGCTCAACTCCGGTTGATTTTTTACAAAAATGTGGCATAGAGCTTGATAGTGATACTAAGCCTATTGTAGATGAGAATTTACAAACAAATGTTAAAGGGCTATTTGTCGGTGGTGATATCGCTAGTAAAAATGGTGCTAGTATAGTCTCAGCACTCAATCATGCGCATAAAATTATCAATTATATAGTAAATAACAAGGCGTAA
- a CDS encoding lytic transglycosylase domain-containing protein, producing MRWLIKFSLFVILLAFPLWAEVLSYEQLKVAPKGLAKDYYIYRFATENRANKAQLKNLRTQIYRYQGSIREFFDKKLGVIQKRLDECVKYNFSNIHKADATCQNTLLSIKFLKSLTPAQRADLAKRLKDTKSKFYNFVQGFSKDDPLAYYMKIGDTIGYFKYYFSAKNRDEFLKRYKFTQALVVNSLTHWQFKSIVQDSIIGKKNNELRKGWLDIDPSVLNGEIAFLFGLNAILFHEDEKAVKFFEIAAKRSKFASNIDNANFWIYLITKDKNILKTIANSADINIYSLYAREFSSSEKIKIAVPNPPTKELLKYDYTDPFTWQRTRNKVANMPNSELISYASRFYTQSTLGEYSYIMEKAHNYKIHFYPMPFMEHIGTDDVKRQALILALARQESRFVPSAISTSYALGMMQFMPFLARDVASKLGISGFDIDDMFKPEIAYKFANFHLDYLENYLYNPLFIAYAYNGGIGFTKRMLLRGDLFNRKSEYSRYEPFLSMDLVPYAESRIYGKKVLANYIIYLAALGQSTKISRFLDNVLIPELSDKFRDKVSF from the coding sequence GTGCGTTGGCTTATCAAATTTAGTCTGTTTGTGATATTGTTAGCTTTTCCACTTTGGGCGGAGGTGCTAAGTTATGAGCAGTTAAAAGTAGCGCCAAAAGGTTTGGCAAAGGATTATTATATCTATAGATTTGCTACAGAAAATAGAGCTAATAAGGCTCAACTAAAAAATCTTAGAACTCAAATTTATCGCTATCAAGGGAGTATTAGAGAGTTTTTTGATAAGAAATTAGGCGTCATACAAAAAAGATTAGATGAGTGTGTCAAATATAATTTTAGCAATATTCATAAAGCAGATGCTACTTGCCAAAATACGCTTCTTAGTATTAAATTTCTAAAATCTCTAACCCCAGCTCAAAGGGCGGATTTGGCTAAGAGATTAAAGGATACAAAATCTAAATTTTATAATTTTGTCCAAGGATTTAGCAAGGATGACCCACTAGCATACTATATGAAGATAGGTGATACTATAGGGTATTTTAAATACTATTTTAGCGCTAAAAATAGAGATGAGTTTTTAAAGCGATATAAATTCACTCAAGCTTTAGTAGTAAATAGCCTTACGCATTGGCAGTTTAAATCAATCGTCCAAGATTCAATAATAGGTAAAAAAAATAATGAGCTTAGAAAAGGATGGCTAGATATAGATCCAAGCGTCCTTAATGGCGAGATAGCCTTTTTGTTTGGTTTAAATGCTATATTGTTTCATGAAGATGAAAAGGCGGTTAAATTTTTTGAAATAGCAGCTAAGAGATCTAAATTTGCTAGTAATATAGACAACGCAAATTTCTGGATATATCTAATCACAAAAGATAAAAATATATTAAAAACTATAGCTAATAGCGCTGATATCAATATTTATAGCCTTTATGCTAGGGAATTTAGCAGTAGCGAAAAGATCAAAATCGCAGTGCCTAATCCACCTACTAAAGAGTTATTAAAGTATGATTATACCGATCCATTTACTTGGCAAAGGACTAGAAATAAAGTAGCTAATATGCCTAATTCTGAGCTTATCTCTTATGCTTCGAGATTTTATACTCAAAGCACTCTTGGAGAGTATAGCTATATAATGGAGAAGGCTCACAACTACAAAATTCACTTCTATCCTATGCCATTTATGGAGCATATCGGTACTGATGATGTAAAGCGTCAAGCGTTGATTTTGGCTCTTGCTAGGCAAGAGAGTAGATTTGTCCCTAGTGCGATATCTACTTCATACGCTCTTGGGATGATGCAATTTATGCCGTTTTTGGCTAGAGATGTAGCGAGTAAGCTTGGGATTAGCGGATTTGATATTGATGATATGTTTAAGCCAGAAATTGCCTATAAATTTGCGAATTTCCATTTAGATTATTTAGAAAATTATCTATATAATCCGCTATTTATAGCATATGCTTATAATGGCGGGATCGGCTTTACTAAGCGTATGTTGCTTCGTGGGGATCTATTTAATCGTAAGAGTGAATATAGCAGATATGAGCCATTTTTGTCTATGGATTTGGTGCCATATGCTGAGAGTAGAATATATGGTAAAAAGGTTTTAGCAAACTATATAATCTATCTAGCGGCTTTAGGTCAAAGCACTAAGATATCGAGATTTTTAGATAATGTTTTGATACCTGAGTTGAGTGATAAATTTAGAGATAAGGTGAGTTTTTAG